In one Paramisgurnus dabryanus chromosome 21, PD_genome_1.1, whole genome shotgun sequence genomic region, the following are encoded:
- the e2f1 gene encoding transcription factor E2F1 has product MSESYISGQTSEELLADFESLFNNGSIDLSKDHQIVIISTPSTGSTSAGDILLFATPHNTATTAVNTQPEHRRATLGRPPVKRKLDLDSDHQYICTSRSPSHGPAPPATPAPPRVPRLSTEKSRYDTSLNLTTKRFLDLLAQSPDGVVDLNRASQVLDVQKRRIYDITNVLEGIRLISKKSKNNIQWLGNRIDGASVARFQELQRELSELTDTEEKLDDLIEKSSLQLRLLTEDSHNKKLGYIRCQDLRETVDPPDQIVMVIRAPPETQMQVSEPCEGYQISLKSSRGPIDVFLCPEDSSGVCSPVTDCSPAKSSSQSPPQSEPTPQEVTSTPTTLPSSSPLPLGNDSEPFLDSDPFSGNCLMPDFDLSPLDSDFLLERSDGVDGIGLPLDSFICLSPPHNQDYHFGLEEHEGVSELFDCDFSDLGPLEF; this is encoded by the exons ATGTCTGAGAGTTATATATCGGGTCAGACATCAGAGGAGTTGCTGGCTGATTTCGAGTCTCTTTTCAACAATGGCAGTATTGATCTCAGTAAGGACCATCAGATTGTCATCATATCGACCCCAAGCACGGGCAGCACTTCTGCGGGAGACATCCTGCTGTTCGCCACCCCACACAACACCGCGACCACCGCCGTCAACACCCAACCCGAACACCGGAGAGCGACACTGGGCAGACCGCCG GTAAAGAGGAAGTTGGATTTGGACAGTGATCATCAGTACATTTGTACTTCCAGAAGTCCTTCACATGGACCTGCACCTCCAGCCACGCCCGCACCACCCAGAG tGCCCAGATTGTCCACAGAGAAGTCTCGCTACGACACGTCTCTCAACCTGACCACCAAACGTTTTCTGGATCTGCTGGCTCAGTCTCCAGATGGTGTGGTTGATCTGAACCGGGCCTCTCAGGTGCTTGACGTCCAGAAACGACGCATCTATGACATCACCAACGTCCTGGAGGGAATTCGGCTGATCTCCAAGAAGTCCAAGAACAACATTCAGTGGTT GGGGAATCGTATAGACGGAGCATCGGTGGCGAGGTTTCAGGAGCTTCAGAGAGAGTTGTCTGAATTGACGGACACTGAGGAGAAACTTGATGATCTGATTGAAAAAAGCAGCCTGCAACTACGACTGCTCACAGAAGACTCGCATAACAAA AAGCTGGGGTACATTAGATGTCAGGACCTTCGTGAGACCGTGGATCCTCCGGATCAGATCGTCATGGTGATTCGAGCACCACCTGAAACACAGATGCAGGTGTCAGAACCATGTGAG GGCTACCAGATTTCTCTAAAGAGCTCCAGAGGTCCAATTGATGTGTTCCTGTGCCCTGAGGACAGTTCTGGGGTTTGTAGTCCTGTAACAGATTGTAGTCCAGCTAAATCATCCAGTCAGAGCCCTCCGCAGTCTGAACCCACCCcacaggaagtgacatcaaCACCAACGACACTCCCGAGCTCCTCCCCTCTGCCTCTGGGTAATGACTCCG AGCCTTTTCTGGACTCCGATCCGTTTTCTGGCAATTGTTTGATGCCAGATTTTGATTTGTCTCCCCTGGACTCTGACTTCCTACTTGAGCGGAGCGACGGTGTGGACGGCATCGGCCTCCCATTGGACAGTTTCATCTGCTTGTCTCCTCCACACAATCAGGATTATCACTTTGGCCTGGAGGAGCACGAGGGCGTCAGCGAGCTGTTCGACTGCGACTTCAGTGACCTCGGCCCTTTGGAGTTTTAA